The nucleotide sequence CCATCCCTTTTCCTTCACTTCCGATCACAAGACCTAAGGGCATGTCCCATTTTGCTTGTCTGTAGTCATCTTTCCCTTTCATATCAGCACCGGCAAACCACATGCCTCGATCTCTTAATTCTTTCATCGTCTGAACGAGATTAGTTACACGAACAACCGGAATGTATTCAATCGCTCCTGTTGAAGCTTTCGCTACTGTTGCCGTTAAACCTACAGAACGTCTTTTCGGAATGATGATGCCATGTGCTCCCACTGCATCAGCTGTACGCATGATCGAACCAAGGTTATGAGGATCTTCAAGCTCGTCCAATAAAATAAAGAACGGCTCTTCCTCGCGCTCTTCAGCAATTTTAAATAAATCATCGATATCCGCATAAGAGTACGCTGCAACACCTGCGATAACACCCTGGTGATTGCCTCCTCCGCTCAATGAATCCAGCTTCTGTTTTGGTACATATTGCACAAGAACGTTTTGCTTTTTAGCCATCGAAACGATCGTGCTTACCGGTCCTTTTTGAGAACCTTCACCTACAAAAATTTTATTAATATCACGGCCGGATCGCAGTACTTCCATAACCGGATTTCGCCCAATGATCAGTTCTTGTTCTTTTTGGTCTTTTGCTTCACTCATCTTTTAGACCTCCCCTTTATTAAAATTATCTGTTAACACATATTCCATCATGTTCTTAAGACGGTCATGCTGATTTAACAGATAGAGATAACCGATGATCGCCTCAAAGCTGGTCGCATGCCTATACGTTTGAACATCCGTGTTTTTCGGGACAGTTCCTTGGTTAGCATTGCGTCCCCTCTTAATAACAGCGACTTCTTCATCTGTAAAATAGTTTTCTTCGAGCAGCTGAACGACCATGCTTGCCTGAGCTTTTGCCGAAACAAATTTAGTTGCTGATACATGAAGCCTGTTCGGTTTCACCTGACCGTTTCGGATCAGATGTTCACGTACGAATTGCTCCATAACCGCATCACCCATGTAAGCAAGCGTGGTCCCGTTCAATTGTTTGATATCTGAATCTGTTATTTTCATTTACTTATCTCTTTTCCACCGTACACCTTGTGCGGTATCTTCCAAAATAATGTGCTGTTCTTTCAACAAATCACGTATTTCATCAGCGCGAGCAAAGTTCTTTTCTTTACGCGCTTCGTTCCGTTCTTGAATCAGAGCATCAATCTGTTCATCTAATAATTCCTCTTCTTTATGAAGAGTCAGCCCCAACACACCAGCAAGCTCATCGAACAGAGCAATGAATTCTGTAATAATTGCTTTTGAAGTGTTCTTCTCTTGTAAATACACGTTCGCTTCTCGTGAAAAATCAAAAAGAATAGAGATGGCATTCGCTGTGTTGAAATCATCATCCATATCAGCGATAAATTTCTCTCTTGTTTCTTTAACAAACTGACTCCATTTTTCTGTATCGAGAGAAAGGTCTGCAGAAACCGTCAGGCGATGTTTTAAGTTACCGTATGACGTGCGGATTCGGTTCAGACCAGCTTTAGCCGCTTCCAATAACTCTTGACTGAAGTTGATTGGGTTACGATAATGGACCGCCAGCATAAAGAATCGGATAACCTGCGGATCTTGCTGCTTTACAAGATCATGAACCAGCACAAAATTCCCAAGTGATTTGGACATTTTTTCGTTGTCGATATTAATATACCCATTATGCATCCAATATTTAGCCATCGGTGCTTCATTTAACGCTTCAGATTGAGCTATCTCATTCTCGTGATGCGGAAACGCTAAATCTTGCCCGCCGCCATGAATATCAATTGAGTCACCTAAGTATTTTTTCGCCATCGCAGAGCACTCAATGTGCCAGCCAGGACGGCCTTTGCCCCATGGGCTCTCCCAATAGATCTCACCTTCTTTTGCAGCTTTCCATAATGCGAAATCAAGCGGATCTTCCTTTTTCTCGCCTACTTCAATTCTTGCTCCAGATTTTAAGTCATCAATTGATTGGTGAGACAGCTTACCATAACCATTAAACGAGCGCGTTTTAAAATAAACATCCCCCGCTGCTTCATAAGCAAAGCCTTTTTTAATCAGGTTCTCGATGAATTCAATGATCTCAGGCATCGTTTCAGTTACTCGTGGGTGTGCATCTGCTTTTTGAACGCCTAATGCGCATGTATCTTCATGATAGGCATTAATGAACTTTTCAGCGATCGTCGGAACATCACTGCCCATTTCATTTGCTGCTTTAATGAGTTTGTCATCAACATCAGTGAAGTTGGAGATGAATTGTACATCAAAGCCTCTATATTCTAGATATCTTCTAACCGTGTCAAACACGATAGCTGGCCGGGCATTACCGATATGAATGTAGTTGTATACGGTCGGTCCGCACACATACATTTTTACCTTGCCTTCTTCTAAAGGTACAAACGGTTCCTTTTGGCGTGTCATCGTGTTATAAATTTTAATGCTCATTAAGAATCACTCCCTCTTTTCATTCTTTCCAGTTCTTCACATAACCTTTTCATTTCAAGCTGCAATTCTCTAAATTTATCCGCTACTGGGTCTGGAAGGTCACGATGGTCAAGTTCGCACCCGACTTTAATGCCATCTTTAATTACGACTCTTCCAGGAATTCCTACTACCGTTGCGTCAGGCGGTACGTTTTGTAAAACGACTGAACCCGCTCCGACTTTTGAGTTTTTCCCAATCGTGATGTTCCCCAGCACTTTCGCCCCTGTGGCGACGAGCACGTGGTCCTCTAGCGTAGGATGCCTTTTTCCTTTTTCTTTTCCGGTACCGCCCAGTGTCACACCTTGATACAGTGTCACATCATTACCGATGATACATGTTTCACCGATAACGACTCCCATTCCATGATCAATAAAGAAACGTCTTCCAATCTGTGCACCTGGGTGTATTTCAATCCCTGTAAAAAAGCGGCTGATCTGAGAGATTAATCGTGCTAAAAACAGCCAGTTTCGTTTGAATAATTTATGTGCCAGTCTATGGGCCCATACCGCATGCAGTCCGGAGTATGTTAAGAATACTTCGAACGAGCTTCTTGCAGCTGGGTCTTTCTCAAAAACAACCCGAATGTCTTCCTTCATGGCTGAAAACATGCTTCTCAACCTCCTTGCATAAAGATTTGAAACTTTTGCAGTAAATACAATGTTGCTCTTGGAAGTGGTTGATTTCCGCTCCAGGTCGCTCGCTTTCCGCGGGGCGGGCGGTGAGCCTCCTAGCGCTTTGCGCTTTTAGGAGTCTCACCTGTCCCACTCGTCCCGCAGGAGTCTCGCACCCTACGCTCCAATCAACTTGTCAATGAAGAAAGCTAAATCCACCAGACAATCCTCTAGATAACAACCAAAATAAAAAATAAAAAACGCCCCTGTGCCAAATTTGACACAGAGACGTACTGATAGACGCGGTTCCACTCTGTTTAACAGGCCGTTATATCATACCTGTTCCCTTAAGCTCCGTAACGGGGAGTTGCCGCCCAAACCTACTCAACTTTCGGCAAGGGACTCCGAGGGGCACTTCAGCAAGCATTTCCATGAACCACTTTCAGCCGGTGATGGTTCTCTCTACTATGAAAAAGCGCTAGCCTACTTTCCTCATCTGCGTTTTACGTTTAAATATAAGTTTCTTTTACTATATTATAATCTTTGCAAAATGTGTACTTTTATTACTTATTAATTTGAGTAAGTACAGCATTAAGGCGTTTCACGATAACACTCTTTCCCAGAAGCGAAACAGCTGCAGGCAGATCTGGACCATGCGTTTGTCCTGTCGTTGCAACACGAATCGGCATGAACAAGTTCTTTCCTTTTTGTCCTGTTTCCTTTTGAACAGCCTTCATCATCGCTTTAATATCATCTGCTTCGAACGATTCGCTGTTTTCAACCTGGCTTAAGAATGATTCCATAACGGATGGAACACCTTCACCCTGCAATACCTCAAGCGCTTCCCCTTCGTACTCGATCTCTTCTTTAAAGAACAGTTCTGTTAAGTCCACGATTTCAGCGCCATAGCTCATTTTTTCCTGATGAAGAGCCACAAGTTTTGTTACCCACTCTTGTTCCTCTGCACTTGGATTCTCAGAAATTCTTCCCGCTTTAACAAGATGAGGCATGCAAAGTTCAACGATGCGGTCTACATCTTGCTGTTTCATGTATTGGTTGTTAAGCCACTCCAGCTTCTGCGTATCAAACACAGCAGGTGCTTTAGACAGACGGTTCGGATCAAAGATTTCGATAAACTGCTCTCGGCTGAAGATCTCTTCTTCTCCACCTGGTGACCAGCCTAATAGTGCGATAAAGTTGAACAGCGCTTCAGGAAGATACCCTAAATCTTTGTACTGCTCAATAAACTGAACGATAGACTCGTCACGCTTACTTAATTTCTTTCGATTTTCATTGACGATCAATGTTGTATGACCGAATTTCGGCTGCTCAAAACCTAGCGCATCATAGATCAAAAGCTGCTTAGGCGTGTTTGAGATATGGTCATCTCCCCGTAAAACGTGAGAGATTGCCATCTCATGATCATCAATTACTACCGCGTAATTGTACGTTGGAATTCCGTCTTTTTTTACGATAACAAAATCACCGAATCCGCTTGATTCGAACGAAACTTCCCCTTTGACCATATCATCAAACGTAATCGTACGATCTTGCGGCACTAAGAAACGAATGCTAGCACGTTTTCCTTCTGCTTCAAGTTTTGCTTTTTCTTCAACAGATAAGTTACGGCAGCGCCCGTCATATACAGGTGTAACCCCTTTAGCCATCTGCTCTTCACGTGAGGCCTCAAGCTCTTCTTCCGTACAATAACATGTATATGCCAAACCTTTTGAAAGAAGCTCATCTGTGTACTTTTCATAAAGGTCTAATCGCTCCATTTGGCGGTAAGGGCCGTAATCGCCGCCGATATCAACACTTTCATCCCAATCCATACCGAGCCATTTCAAGTGATTCAGCTGGCTCTCTTCTCCGCCTTGAATATTACGCTTTTGATCCGTATCTTCAATGCGGATAATAAACTTTCCGCCGGTGTGGCGTGCATATAAATAATTAAATAGAGCTGCACGTGCATTCCCTATATGTAAGTGTCCTGTTGGACTTGGTGCATAACGCACTCGAACTTCATTTGCCATCTTGTTTCACCTCTATAATTTTTTTGAAAAGATGGTTGCTATGGTGCCTTTCTTCCTTGACAAGTT is from Fictibacillus sp. b24 and encodes:
- the rlmB gene encoding 23S rRNA (guanosine(2251)-2'-O)-methyltransferase RlmB, producing the protein MSEAKDQKEQELIIGRNPVMEVLRSGRDINKIFVGEGSQKGPVSTIVSMAKKQNVLVQYVPKQKLDSLSGGGNHQGVIAGVAAYSYADIDDLFKIAEEREEEPFFILLDELEDPHNLGSIMRTADAVGAHGIIIPKRRSVGLTATVAKASTGAIEYIPVVRVTNLVQTMKELRDRGMWFAGADMKGKDDYRQAKWDMPLGLVIGSEGKGMGRLVSETCDFLVQLPMKGKVTSLNASVAASLLMYEVYRNRNPLEARK
- a CDS encoding Mini-ribonuclease 3; the encoded protein is MKITDSDIKQLNGTTLAYMGDAVMEQFVREHLIRNGQVKPNRLHVSATKFVSAKAQASMVVQLLEENYFTDEEVAVIKRGRNANQGTVPKNTDVQTYRHATSFEAIIGYLYLLNQHDRLKNMMEYVLTDNFNKGEV
- the cysS gene encoding cysteine--tRNA ligase, with product MSIKIYNTMTRQKEPFVPLEEGKVKMYVCGPTVYNYIHIGNARPAIVFDTVRRYLEYRGFDVQFISNFTDVDDKLIKAANEMGSDVPTIAEKFINAYHEDTCALGVQKADAHPRVTETMPEIIEFIENLIKKGFAYEAAGDVYFKTRSFNGYGKLSHQSIDDLKSGARIEVGEKKEDPLDFALWKAAKEGEIYWESPWGKGRPGWHIECSAMAKKYLGDSIDIHGGGQDLAFPHHENEIAQSEALNEAPMAKYWMHNGYINIDNEKMSKSLGNFVLVHDLVKQQDPQVIRFFMLAVHYRNPINFSQELLEAAKAGLNRIRTSYGNLKHRLTVSADLSLDTEKWSQFVKETREKFIADMDDDFNTANAISILFDFSREANVYLQEKNTSKAIITEFIALFDELAGVLGLTLHKEEELLDEQIDALIQERNEARKEKNFARADEIRDLLKEQHIILEDTAQGVRWKRDK
- the cysE gene encoding serine O-acetyltransferase; this translates as MVFTAKVSNLYARRLRSMFSAMKEDIRVVFEKDPAARSSFEVFLTYSGLHAVWAHRLAHKLFKRNWLFLARLISQISRFFTGIEIHPGAQIGRRFFIDHGMGVVIGETCIIGNDVTLYQGVTLGGTGKEKGKRHPTLEDHVLVATGAKVLGNITIGKNSKVGAGSVVLQNVPPDATVVGIPGRVVIKDGIKVGCELDHRDLPDPVADKFRELQLEMKRLCEELERMKRGSDS
- the gltX gene encoding glutamate--tRNA ligase — its product is MANEVRVRYAPSPTGHLHIGNARAALFNYLYARHTGGKFIIRIEDTDQKRNIQGGEESQLNHLKWLGMDWDESVDIGGDYGPYRQMERLDLYEKYTDELLSKGLAYTCYCTEEELEASREEQMAKGVTPVYDGRCRNLSVEEKAKLEAEGKRASIRFLVPQDRTITFDDMVKGEVSFESSGFGDFVIVKKDGIPTYNYAVVIDDHEMAISHVLRGDDHISNTPKQLLIYDALGFEQPKFGHTTLIVNENRKKLSKRDESIVQFIEQYKDLGYLPEALFNFIALLGWSPGGEEEIFSREQFIEIFDPNRLSKAPAVFDTQKLEWLNNQYMKQQDVDRIVELCMPHLVKAGRISENPSAEEQEWVTKLVALHQEKMSYGAEIVDLTELFFKEEIEYEGEALEVLQGEGVPSVMESFLSQVENSESFEADDIKAMMKAVQKETGQKGKNLFMPIRVATTGQTHGPDLPAAVSLLGKSVIVKRLNAVLTQINK